From the Oryza glaberrima chromosome 5, OglaRS2, whole genome shotgun sequence genome, one window contains:
- the LOC127773153 gene encoding uncharacterized protein LOC127773153, whose protein sequence is MGDSSSSASYIRMVHHLIEKCICFNLNKEECMEALEKHANINPVVTSTVWKELEKENKEFFETYNKDRAERNIEAETMQRIQKMLSDAAASKGSDDDDDDES, encoded by the exons ATGGGAGACTCATCATCCTCAGCTTCGTACATCAGAAtg GTTCACCACCTGATAGAGAAGTGCATTTGCTTCAACCTGAACAAGGAGGAGTGCATGGAGGCCCTGGAGAAGCATGCCAACATCAACCCTGTCGTCACTTCCACAG TATGGAAggagctggagaaggagaaCAAGGAGTTCTTCGAGACCTACAACAAGGACAGGGCGGAGCGCAACATCGAGGCGGAGACGATGCAGCGGATCCAGAAGATGCTCTCCGACGCCGCGGCATCCAAgggctccgacgacgacgacgacgacgagagctag